One Ignavibacterium sp. DNA segment encodes these proteins:
- the accC gene encoding acetyl-CoA carboxylase biotin carboxylase subunit, producing the protein MFNKILIANRGEIALRIIRTCKELGIKTVAVYSEADRDSLHVTFADEAVCIGPALGRDSYLKIPSVISAAQITGADAIHPGYGFLAENADFSEICAESKITFIGPTPEMIRAMGDKSFAKDTMKKNDVPVVPGSDGVVGELDEAIKIAREIGFPVIIKASAGGGGKGMRIVWEEKEFEKAFQTARTEAEAAFSNPDVYIEKYIENPRHVEIQILGDRYGNVYHYGERDCSIQRRHQKLIEESPSPALEEQLRQKMGEAAIRGAKTVNYLGAGTIEFLLDKHKNFYFMEMNTRIQVEHPVTESVCNVDLIRQQILVAAGNKIDTAPIPPYGHSIEFRINAEDPENNFRPSPGKITSLNLPGGFGVRVDSHIYQSYTIPPYYDSLVAKLIVWGKNRERALARGKRALEEFVIEGIKTTIPFHLKVLDDPRFINGNFDTGFLDKFNTDK; encoded by the coding sequence GTGTTTAATAAAATCCTAATTGCCAATCGTGGTGAAATTGCTTTACGAATTATCCGTACTTGTAAGGAACTTGGGATAAAAACCGTTGCAGTTTATTCAGAAGCAGATCGTGATTCATTACATGTTACTTTTGCTGATGAGGCTGTTTGTATAGGACCAGCACTTGGTAGGGACAGTTACCTTAAAATCCCTTCTGTAATTTCTGCTGCACAAATTACTGGTGCTGATGCAATTCATCCCGGTTACGGATTTCTTGCAGAGAATGCAGACTTTTCCGAAATATGCGCAGAATCAAAAATTACTTTTATTGGACCAACTCCAGAAATGATCAGGGCAATGGGTGACAAATCTTTTGCTAAAGATACTATGAAAAAAAATGATGTTCCGGTTGTTCCTGGAAGTGATGGAGTTGTTGGTGAGCTTGATGAGGCGATTAAGATTGCCCGTGAAATTGGTTTCCCGGTAATCATTAAAGCTTCTGCAGGTGGCGGCGGAAAGGGTATGAGAATCGTTTGGGAAGAGAAAGAATTTGAAAAGGCTTTTCAAACTGCCAGAACCGAAGCCGAAGCTGCTTTCAGTAATCCGGATGTATATATTGAAAAGTATATTGAAAATCCCAGACATGTGGAAATTCAGATATTGGGCGATAGATATGGTAACGTTTATCATTACGGCGAAAGAGATTGTTCTATACAAAGAAGACATCAAAAACTGATTGAAGAATCTCCATCACCCGCACTTGAAGAACAGCTTAGACAAAAAATGGGTGAAGCAGCTATCAGAGGAGCAAAAACTGTTAATTATCTTGGCGCAGGTACAATTGAGTTTCTACTTGATAAACATAAGAATTTCTATTTTATGGAAATGAATACTAGGATTCAGGTTGAGCATCCTGTTACTGAATCTGTTTGTAATGTTGATCTGATTAGACAGCAGATACTTGTTGCAGCAGGCAATAAGATTGATACTGCTCCGATACCGCCGTATGGTCACAGTATAGAGTTCAGAATAAATGCTGAAGATCCTGAAAATAATTTCAGACCTTCTCCCGGCAAGATAACATCGCTTAATTTACCGGGCGGATTCGGCGTTAGAGTTGATTCTCATATTTATCAATCCTATACTATACCGCCATATTATGATTCCTTAGTAGCAAAATTAATTGTTTGGGGAAAAAACAGAGAAAGAGCACTTGCAAGAGGGAAAAGAGCTTTGGAAGAATTTGTGATCGAAGGTATTAAAACTACTATACCTTTCCATCTTAAAGTTCTTGATGATCCAAGATTTATCAATGGAAATTTTGATACCGGATTTTTAGATAAATTTAATACAGATAAATAA
- the gcvH gene encoding glycine cleavage system protein GcvH produces the protein MNIPNNLKYTKEHEWILIEGKTGTIGVTDFAQGELGDVVFVDIDPALAEVKKGDSIGTIEAVKTVSDIYAPYSGKVIQINEALKDSPEDVNSDPYGKGWMIKVEISDSSELNELLDAAAYQALIGQ, from the coding sequence ATGAATATTCCAAATAATCTTAAATACACAAAAGAACATGAATGGATCCTTATTGAAGGAAAAACAGGAACAATTGGTGTTACCGATTTTGCACAGGGCGAATTAGGTGACGTGGTTTTTGTTGATATTGATCCAGCACTTGCTGAAGTAAAGAAAGGGGATTCAATCGGAACGATAGAAGCGGTTAAAACTGTCAGCGATATCTACGCTCCATATTCAGGTAAAGTTATTCAGATTAATGAAGCTCTTAAAGATTCACCTGAAGATGTTAATTCTGATCCTTATGGAAAAGGCTGGATGATCAAGGTTGAGATAAGCGATTCTTCTGAATTAAATGAATTGTTGGATGCAGCAGCCTATCAAGCTTTAATTGGTCAATAA
- the accB gene encoding acetyl-CoA carboxylase biotin carboxyl carrier protein: MDLNLIKKLIKILEASQVTDLEVEENGIRVKLAKKVRVTQAVAIPAASSTSQVSQQNITPVVKSEEKKSAEVTSNLHEIKSPIVGTFYRAPAPDADAYVQVGDVVSSGTVLCIVEAMKLMNEIESDVSGKIVKILVDNGKPVEYNQPLFLIEKS; the protein is encoded by the coding sequence ATGGATCTAAATCTTATAAAAAAACTAATCAAGATTCTGGAAGCAAGTCAGGTTACAGACCTTGAAGTAGAAGAAAACGGTATTCGAGTTAAACTTGCTAAAAAGGTGCGTGTAACACAAGCCGTTGCAATACCTGCGGCTTCTTCTACATCTCAGGTTAGTCAGCAGAATATTACACCGGTAGTAAAATCCGAAGAGAAAAAATCTGCTGAAGTAACATCAAACCTTCATGAAATTAAGTCTCCTATTGTAGGAACATTTTATAGAGCGCCTGCTCCAGATGCAGATGCTTATGTTCAGGTTGGTGATGTTGTATCATCAGGCACAGTTCTATGTATCGTTGAAGCTATGAAACTGATGAATGAGATTGAAAGTGATGTTAGCGGTAAGATAGTTAAAATCCTTGTTGATAACGGAAAACCGGTTGAATATAATCAACCATTATTCTTAATTGAGAAAAGCTAA
- the efp gene encoding elongation factor P yields the protein MADTSDFRNGLIIRFKNDPFLIVEFQHVKPGKGGAFVRSTLKNLKSGKVLDNTFRSGESIEIIRVERKKFQYLYSEVDFLVLMDNETYEQINVPVALFGDSVDYLKGSEEIEILFDGDEIITVEPPIFAYLKVVETEPGFRGNTATNTFKPAKMETGATVSVPLFIDTDDVIKIDIRTGEYVERVKS from the coding sequence ATGGCTGATACTTCTGATTTCAGGAATGGACTAATTATTCGCTTTAAAAATGATCCATTTTTAATAGTTGAGTTTCAACATGTTAAACCAGGTAAAGGGGGTGCTTTTGTAAGAAGTACATTAAAAAATCTTAAATCTGGTAAAGTTTTGGATAATACATTTAGAAGCGGCGAATCTATAGAAATTATTAGAGTCGAAAGGAAAAAATTCCAATATCTTTACAGCGAAGTTGATTTTCTTGTACTAATGGACAATGAAACTTACGAACAGATTAATGTTCCTGTCGCTTTATTTGGAGATTCTGTTGATTACTTAAAAGGCAGTGAAGAAATTGAAATCCTTTTTGATGGTGATGAAATAATAACTGTTGAACCTCCGATATTTGCTTATCTCAAAGTTGTTGAAACTGAACCGGGGTTCCGTGGTAATACTGCAACTAATACTTTTAAACCTGCAAAGATGGAAACAGGAGCAACTGTTAGTGTTCCGTTATTTATTGATACTGATGATGTAATTAAAATAGATATACGTACCGGCGAGTATGTTGAAAGAGTTAAATCCTAA